In Podospora pseudopauciseta strain CBS 411.78 chromosome 3, whole genome shotgun sequence, one genomic interval encodes:
- a CDS encoding hypothetical protein (EggNog:ENOG503P5JF), with amino-acid sequence MTLPTPRHFLTNLINRLPTIPLEPPQPPSINRTPNSNALSRIPVSHRHLIITLHVLFPNLVLPSLDLLDRGLVQKLALSDKIKSEEPDHDQAEDVRGAIYVVYSTTAAPSRRRKSVKPDPDDDRVGNRENSQKYVVHLQAWNCTCAAFAFSIVQSLLDEQPPQIPPELHLAEITTDDDKKEWEFGGMSTDGKAPNGGQIPTCKHLLACLLAERWGNALGGYVTSKQVGKGEMAVIVADV; translated from the coding sequence ATGACCCTACCCACCCCACGAcacttcctcaccaacctcataaaccgcctccccaccatccccctgGAACCACCTCAGCCCCCATCAATCAACCGAACGCCCAACAGCAACGCCCTCTCCCGCATCCCCGtctcccaccgccacctaATCATAACCCTTCACGTCCTCTTTcccaacctcgtcctcccctccctcgacctcctcgaccgCGGCCTGGTTCAGAAACTCGCCCTCTCTGACAAGATCAAATCCGAAGAGCCAGATCATGATCAAGCAGAAGATGTGAGAGGCGCGATATACGTGGTGTattccaccaccgccgccccgtCCCGCAGACGCAAATCAGTCAAGCCCGACCCCGACGATGACAGGGTGGGAAATCGAGAAAACAGCCAAAAATATGTGGTGCATTTACAGGCATGGAACTGCACCTGCGCGGCGTTTGCTTTCTCCATCGTTCAATCACTCCTGGACGAACAGCCTCCCCAAATACCACCAGAGTTACACTTGGCAGAAATCACAACAGACGACGACAAGAAAGAATGGGAGTTTGGTGGCATGTCAACTGATGGGAAGGCCCCAAACGGGGGACAAATCCCCACATGTAAACACCTCCTCGCCTGCCTCCTGGCCGAGAGATGGGGCAATGCGCTAGGGGGGTACGTAACCTCCAAACaggtgggaaagggggagatggcTGTGATTGTTGCTGATGTTTAA
- the RPN8 gene encoding proteasome regulatory particle subunit (MEROPS:MER0030134; COG:O; BUSCO:EOG09263KRO; EggNog:ENOG503NVMV), with amino-acid sequence MPTTTQETLSLVSRSVSVAPLVLLSVVDHYNRTDANTSKSKRVVGVLLGQNDGKNVRVSNSFAVPFEEDEKDPTVWFIDHNYIENMNDMFKKVNAREKLIGWYHSGPKLRASDLEINELFKRYTPNPLLVIIDVQPKESGVPTDAYFATEEIKDDGTTASKTFVHIPSIIEAEEAEEIGVEHLLRDIRDVAVGTLSTRVTNQLQSLQGLHFRLRDIQIYLQKVLDGELPVNHTILGNLQDIFNLLPNLSTPKSGGKADSDLQHAMSIKTNDQLMAIYLSSLIRAITAFHDLIENKNQNRQQAEEKEAAKKEEAANGKDGEKKEGGPAANGDAREGDKEKEGKEKKK; translated from the exons AtgcccaccacaacccaagAGACGCTCTCGCTGGTGTCGCGCAGCGTCTCGGTTGCgcccctcgtcctcctctccgtTGTCGACCACTACAACCGTACCGATGCCAACACGTCCAAGAGCAAGCGGGTAGTCGGTGTTCTGCTGGGGCAAAACGATGGCAAGAATGTGCGGGTGTCAAACAGCTTCGCAG tTCCCTTTGAGGAAGACGAGAAGGACCCCACAGTCTGGTTCATCGACCATAACTATATCGAGAACATGAACGACATGTTCAAGAAGGTCAATGCGAGAGAGAAGCTCATAGGGTGGTACCATTCCGGCCCCAAACTGCGGGCCTCGGATCTCGAAATCAATGAGCTCTTCAAGCGCtacacccccaacccattGCTGGTCATCATTGATGTCCAGCCAAAGGAGTCGGGCGTGCCCACAGACGCGTACTTTGCTacggaggagatcaaggat GACGGAACCACCGCTTCCAAGACCTTTGTCCACATACCGTCCATCATCGAAGCTGAAGAGGCCGAAGAAATCGGTGTCGAGCACCTCCTCCGCGACATTCGTGACGTAGCCGTCGGCACACTATCCACCCGCGTGACGAACCAGCTCCAGTCCCTCCAAGGCCTCCACTTCCGCCTGCGAGATATCCAAATCTACCTGCAAAAGGTCCTTGACGGCGAGCTCCCCGTCAACCACACGATTCTCGGCAACCTGCAAGACATCTTCAACCTGCTGCCCAACCTATCGACGCCCAAATCCGGCGGCAAGGCCGACAGTGACCTCCAGCACGCCATGAGCATCAAGACCAACGACCAGCTCATGGCCATCTACCTTAGCAGTTTGATTCGCGCCATCACCGCTTTCCACGACTTGATCGAAAACAAGAACCAGAACAGGCagcaggccgaggagaaggaggcggccaaaaaggaggaggcggcgaatgggaaggatggggagaagaaggagggcggCCCAGCGGCGAACGGGGATGCCAGGGAGGGAGataaagagaaggagggcaaggagaagaagaagtaa
- a CDS encoding hypothetical protein (MEROPS:MER0018320; EggNog:ENOG503P75F), translated as MRVFSFLIAALTFFSGVIAVDIQKSVLISYPPETPDSVVDNAKKAIKDAGGVITHEYTLIKGFAAKVGEKVLETVTAWGEEYKVSVEEDEEVHTMGGSHIGI; from the exons ATGAGAGTCTTCTCTTTCCTTATCGCGGCCCTGACCTTTTTCTCTGGCGTCATTGCCGTGGACATCCAAAAGTCGGTCCTGATCAGCTACCCCCCCGAGACCCCCGATTCGGTTGTCGACAATGCCAAGAAGGCCATCAAGGATGCCGGAGGAGTCATTACCCATGAGTACACTTTGATCAA GGGCTTCGCGGCCAAGGTTGGAGAGAAAGTATTGGAGACTGTTACCGCGTGGGGTGAGGAGTACAAGGTCTCGgtcgaggaagacgaggaggtgCACACCATGGGCGGCAGCCACATTGGAATCTGA